One genomic segment of Synechocystis sp. LKSZ1 includes these proteins:
- a CDS encoding DUF3110 domain-containing protein, producing the protein MRVYVLLFNARTDNEGIHTIQMGGRNKILMFESEDDATRFALLLEAQDFPAPTVEAMDSEDIEAFCEEAGYDFEVVTEGMLAIPPEKNLAGTDWDPDGVLQAAPEPSDTPADQDELSADELERIRRRLEGLL; encoded by the coding sequence ATGCGTGTTTATGTCCTGCTCTTTAACGCCCGCACTGATAATGAAGGAATTCATACGATTCAAATGGGGGGACGGAATAAAATTCTCATGTTTGAGTCGGAGGACGATGCTACTCGTTTTGCCCTGTTGCTAGAGGCCCAAGATTTCCCGGCCCCGACGGTGGAGGCAATGGACTCGGAGGATATTGAGGCCTTTTGCGAAGAGGCGGGTTATGACTTTGAGGTTGTAACAGAAGGGATGCTGGCCATTCCCCCCGAAAAAAACTTGGCGGGGACAGATTGGGACCCGGACGGCGTACTCCAGGCCGCACCGGAACCCAGCGATACACCAGCCGACCAGGATGAGCTTTCGGCGGATGAGTTAGAGCGCATTCGTCGTCGTCTAGAGGGCCTGCTCTAG
- a CDS encoding DUF2996 domain-containing protein: protein MVETNATPNPTPAKPPAAKKPKEPALEDKPFAEFVQEHFLPSLDQALKKAGLDDVALQFVEQTLPLTGADPQQKYWQVIGTWFTGQRQFNLYFLAANITGPKAFSCATSGSRPSTLESFMIDERKVTLDLMVLYTLQRLNGQKWLYRN, encoded by the coding sequence ATGGTAGAAACAAACGCAACGCCCAACCCGACTCCAGCCAAGCCCCCTGCTGCCAAGAAGCCCAAGGAGCCAGCCCTCGAGGACAAACCTTTTGCTGAATTCGTGCAGGAGCATTTCCTTCCGAGTCTCGACCAGGCCTTGAAAAAGGCTGGTTTGGACGACGTTGCCCTCCAGTTTGTGGAGCAGACCCTGCCCCTCACCGGTGCAGACCCCCAGCAAAAATATTGGCAGGTCATTGGCACTTGGTTCACGGGCCAACGACAATTTAACCTCTATTTTCTAGCGGCCAATATTACTGGCCCCAAAGCTTTTTCCTGTGCCACTAGTGGGAGCCGTCCCAGTACCCTAGAATCCTTTATGATTGACGAACGAAAAGTGACCCTCGATCTGATGGTGCTTTACACTCTCCAGCGTCTTAACGGACAGAAATGGCTGTATCGTAACTGA
- a CDS encoding rubredoxin yields the protein MSERLPEKTLAEQASDDYECRACGYVYVPTKGDDRSKIPAGTPFEALPESWRCPVCGAPRRQFVSTGAGSAPSGFAENLNYGFGFNRMTPDQKNLLIFGALFLGFIFFLSLYGLQ from the coding sequence ATGAGTGAACGTCTCCCCGAAAAGACCCTAGCGGAACAGGCCAGCGACGACTACGAATGCCGTGCCTGCGGCTATGTTTATGTGCCGACCAAGGGTGATGATCGCAGTAAAATTCCTGCCGGAACGCCCTTTGAGGCCCTGCCAGAATCATGGCGGTGTCCTGTCTGCGGTGCCCCCCGTCGTCAATTTGTGAGTACCGGTGCCGGGAGTGCTCCCTCGGGATTTGCAGAAAACCTGAATTATGGTTTTGGGTTCAATCGCATGACCCCAGACCAAAAAAACCTCCTGATCTTCGGAGCGCTATTTTTAGGGTTTATCTTTTTTCTGAGCCTCTATGGCCTCCAGTAA
- a CDS encoding photosystem II reaction center protein J: MFAEGRIPLWVVAVVAGMGVIAVVGLFFYGAYAGLGSSM, from the coding sequence ATGTTCGCAGAAGGTAGAATCCCTTTGTGGGTTGTTGCTGTCGTTGCTGGAATGGGCGTGATTGCCGTCGTCGGCCTCTTTTTCTATGGTGCCTATGCTGGTCTCGGATCTTCCATGTAA
- the trpB gene encoding tryptophan synthase subunit beta, whose translation MVTTTPLPQNSAPAPTYPDAFGRFGQYGGKYVPETLMPALSELESAYARYQNEADFQTELAGLLRDYVGRPSPLYFAERLSAHYANPNGSSPQIYLKREDLNHTGAHKINNALGQVLLAKRMGKKRIIAETGAGQHGVATATVCARFGLECIIYMGVQDIERQKLNVFRMNLLGAKVEPVAAGTGTLKDATSEAIRDWVTNVETTHYILGSVAGPHPYPMMVRDFHRVIGEETRRQCQEKWGGLPDILLACVGGGSNAMGLFADFVGDPSVRLIGVEAAGEGVTSGKHAATLTLGQPGVLHGAMSYLLQDSEGQVVEAHSISAGLDYPGVGPEHSFLKDTGRAEYYSVTDQEALAALQRLSELEGIIPALETAHAIAYLESLCPQLSGSPRIVINCSGRGDKDVQTVAKYLGMEI comes from the coding sequence ATTGTGACTACTACGCCCCTCCCCCAGAATTCGGCTCCCGCCCCTACCTATCCCGATGCCTTCGGGCGTTTTGGGCAGTATGGTGGGAAATACGTTCCTGAAACCTTGATGCCGGCCCTGAGCGAATTAGAAAGCGCCTATGCTCGCTACCAAAACGAGGCAGATTTTCAGACGGAATTAGCAGGCCTGCTCCGAGACTACGTGGGTCGGCCCAGTCCCCTCTACTTTGCGGAACGTTTGAGTGCCCACTACGCCAATCCCAACGGCAGTAGCCCCCAGATTTATCTAAAGCGCGAAGACCTCAATCATACTGGGGCCCACAAGATTAACAACGCCCTCGGTCAAGTCCTATTGGCCAAACGCATGGGCAAAAAACGTATCATTGCTGAAACCGGAGCTGGTCAGCATGGTGTCGCTACAGCCACGGTCTGTGCCCGTTTTGGTCTGGAGTGTATTATCTATATGGGCGTCCAGGATATTGAACGCCAGAAGCTAAATGTGTTTCGCATGAACTTGTTGGGGGCTAAAGTAGAGCCGGTAGCGGCGGGAACCGGAACCCTGAAGGATGCCACCTCCGAGGCGATTCGGGATTGGGTCACCAATGTGGAAACCACCCACTACATTCTCGGTTCCGTGGCCGGCCCCCATCCCTATCCGATGATGGTGCGGGATTTCCATCGGGTGATTGGGGAAGAAACCCGGCGGCAATGCCAGGAAAAATGGGGCGGATTACCCGATATTCTCCTTGCCTGTGTTGGGGGCGGTTCCAATGCCATGGGCCTATTTGCCGACTTTGTTGGGGATCCCAGCGTTCGTCTGATCGGTGTCGAGGCCGCTGGAGAAGGGGTTACTTCCGGTAAACATGCGGCAACCTTAACCCTAGGTCAACCGGGAGTTCTGCACGGGGCCATGAGTTATCTGTTACAGGATAGTGAGGGCCAGGTGGTCGAGGCCCATTCCATTAGCGCTGGCTTGGATTACCCTGGCGTCGGGCCCGAGCATAGTTTCTTAAAAGACACGGGCCGGGCCGAATACTATAGTGTGACCGACCAGGAGGCCCTAGCGGCCCTGCAACGCCTATCAGAGTTAGAGGGCATTATTCCGGCCCTGGAAACGGCCCACGCCATTGCCTACTTGGAAAGCCTTTGTCCTCAATTGAGCGGCAGTCCTCGGATTGTGATTAATTGCTCTGGCCGGGGCGATAAGGACGTACAAACCGTTGCCAAATATCTTGGGATGGAGATTTAG
- a CDS encoding photosystem II reaction center protein L — translation MERNQNPNRQPVELNRTSLFLGLLLVAVLGILFSSYFFN, via the coding sequence ATGGAAAGAAACCAAAACCCCAATCGTCAACCCGTTGAACTGAATCGGACATCCCTGTTCCTGGGACTTCTGTTAGTTGCTGTTCTCGGTATTCTGTTCTCAAGCTATTTCTTTAACTAA
- a CDS encoding photosynthesis system II assembly factor Ycf48 gives MSITSLGRQLKSLLLLLTLSLLCISCSKVPDLGSNPWSVIALDTDSTFADLAFTADPQHGWLVGTKETIFETTDGGDTWQQRGIDLAGEKASFTAVSFSGQEGWITGKPSILLHTTDGGATWARIPLSEKLPGAPYSIIALGPNTAEMITDLGAIYKTSNGGKTWKALVEGAVGVARTIERSADGRYVAVSARGNFYSTWEPGQSEWTPHNRNSSRRLQKMGYGQEGQLWLLARGGQLQFSNDPSTEVWSEVISPQAKSSWGLLDLGFRTPEEVWVAGGSGNLLVSTDGGLTWAKDQALENTPANLYRILFLSEDKGFVLGQNGILLKYQPVISAAPSEALPTADTAEDTPEESPTGV, from the coding sequence ATGTCTATTACTTCCCTTGGGCGTCAGTTGAAGTCTTTGCTTCTCTTGCTAACCCTTTCCCTTCTTTGTATCAGTTGCAGTAAAGTTCCAGACTTGGGTTCCAATCCCTGGTCAGTTATTGCCCTGGATACGGACTCCACCTTTGCGGATTTGGCTTTTACCGCTGATCCCCAGCATGGTTGGCTGGTTGGTACGAAGGAAACGATCTTTGAAACCACCGATGGTGGCGACACCTGGCAACAGCGAGGCATTGACCTTGCGGGCGAAAAGGCTAGTTTTACCGCCGTGAGCTTCAGTGGCCAGGAAGGGTGGATCACCGGCAAGCCTTCTATTCTGCTTCATACCACCGATGGTGGGGCGACTTGGGCCCGCATTCCCCTCAGTGAAAAATTACCCGGTGCCCCCTATAGCATTATTGCCCTTGGCCCCAATACCGCCGAAATGATTACCGACCTCGGGGCCATCTACAAAACCAGTAACGGGGGTAAAACCTGGAAGGCTTTAGTCGAAGGGGCCGTGGGGGTGGCTCGCACCATTGAACGTAGTGCTGATGGCCGCTATGTCGCCGTATCTGCTCGGGGGAACTTCTACTCGACTTGGGAGCCCGGCCAGAGCGAATGGACGCCCCACAACCGCAATTCCTCCCGTCGCCTCCAGAAAATGGGCTACGGCCAGGAAGGCCAACTCTGGCTATTGGCGCGGGGCGGCCAACTACAATTCAGTAATGATCCCAGCACCGAAGTCTGGAGTGAAGTCATTTCTCCCCAGGCCAAGAGTAGTTGGGGCCTGCTGGATTTGGGCTTTCGTACTCCCGAAGAAGTTTGGGTAGCCGGCGGTAGTGGCAACCTCCTCGTCAGTACAGATGGGGGATTGACCTGGGCCAAGGATCAGGCATTGGAAAATACACCAGCCAACCTCTATCGTATTTTGTTCTTGTCAGAGGATAAGGGTTTTGTGCTGGGCCAAAATGGTATCCTCCTGAAGTATCAGCCAGTGATCAGCGCGGCCCCCAGTGAAGCCCTGCCGACAGCGGACACGGCCGAAGACACCCCAGAGGAATCCCCAACCGGGGTCTGA
- a CDS encoding recombinase family protein → MSESPPSPQRQGHQRRRHQGLPPPGKAPYGYRKSRERYLLDRAAAPVVKAFFDYFLRSGSLRGAVRYLEKRYSKKISPATGRRWLSHPIYRGDLLYGDQTVIANAHPAIVSRQEAAQIDRLLRSHRQYPRRSASAPHCLAGLVYCQQCTSRYVVSSVTRRGSDQRYLYLRPQACPNQQKCPGLTYSQVLNDLIQYICDQLPRAVATVERPRVAALRQQLQSEWEKRQRICEQLPALTQQGILDRDTEQRRHYQLQGEMAQLQQQINQLPPDDLPPMISAVGHPQFWHDLSEGERRFYLREFIQRIEIQPLGKSWQLTAQFCFAVPNGRPDLATAGETAPAGP, encoded by the coding sequence GTGAGCGAGTCCCCCCCCTCTCCCCAACGCCAAGGCCACCAGCGCCGTCGTCACCAAGGCCTACCGCCCCCTGGCAAGGCCCCCTACGGTTATCGCAAAAGTCGGGAACGTTATTTGCTAGATCGAGCGGCGGCCCCCGTGGTTAAGGCCTTTTTTGATTACTTTCTCCGCTCTGGCTCTCTACGGGGGGCCGTCCGTTACCTGGAAAAACGCTACAGCAAAAAAATTTCCCCAGCTACGGGACGACGCTGGCTAAGCCATCCCATCTATCGGGGTGATCTGCTCTATGGTGATCAAACCGTGATTGCTAATGCTCACCCGGCTATTGTGTCACGGCAGGAAGCGGCCCAGATCGACCGTCTCCTGCGTAGTCATCGCCAGTATCCCCGACGCAGTGCGAGTGCGCCCCACTGCCTGGCGGGCCTGGTCTATTGTCAGCAATGTACTTCTCGGTATGTCGTCAGTTCTGTCACCCGTCGGGGCTCTGATCAACGCTATCTATACTTGCGGCCCCAGGCCTGTCCTAACCAGCAGAAATGTCCGGGTCTCACCTACAGCCAGGTGCTCAACGACCTAATTCAATATATCTGCGACCAACTGCCCAGGGCGGTGGCGACGGTGGAGCGGCCCCGTGTGGCGGCCCTGAGACAACAATTACAGTCCGAGTGGGAGAAGCGGCAACGGATCTGTGAGCAACTGCCGGCCCTGACCCAGCAGGGGATTTTAGATAGGGATACCGAGCAACGACGTCACTACCAACTCCAGGGGGAAATGGCCCAATTACAGCAACAAATCAACCAATTACCCCCCGATGACTTGCCGCCCATGATCAGCGCCGTTGGTCATCCCCAGTTTTGGCATGACCTGTCCGAAGGCGAGCGGCGTTTTTATCTGCGGGAATTTATTCAACGGATTGAAATTCAGCCCCTGGGGAAAAGCTGGCAGTTAACGGCCCAGTTTTGTTTTGCCGTCCCTAATGGGAGGCCAGACCTTGCCACGGCAGGGGAAACTGCGCCTGCAGGGCCTTGA
- a CDS encoding cofactor assembly of complex C subunit B has protein sequence MTPAFDTPVLASTLFLTVISLIGLVFFIRASVKERQAQLYLPVESSAVDLLDQLKDYLLQRAYRVIAINPATQSITFEGTVSPSKFLAVFLSLMAALGLLCLALVIGTLWPEAALPSLVLLGLAPLAGLFYWRRAQRQEQVQIQVLSRPESQDPDQPWLTITGHRDELKALQAQFPLPWQGLASH, from the coding sequence ATGACCCCTGCTTTTGATACTCCAGTTTTAGCTTCCACGCTTTTTCTCACCGTTATCTCCCTGATTGGCCTGGTGTTTTTCATCCGTGCTTCGGTCAAGGAGCGCCAGGCTCAACTTTACCTGCCGGTGGAATCGTCCGCCGTTGACTTGCTCGATCAACTGAAGGACTATCTTTTACAACGGGCCTACCGCGTTATTGCCATTAATCCTGCGACGCAAAGCATCACCTTTGAAGGCACTGTCAGTCCCAGTAAATTTTTAGCCGTTTTTCTCTCGCTAATGGCGGCCCTGGGGCTTCTCTGTTTAGCGCTGGTAATTGGCACTCTCTGGCCCGAGGCGGCCCTGCCCTCCCTGGTTTTATTAGGCCTCGCTCCCTTGGCTGGTCTATTCTATTGGCGACGGGCCCAACGGCAAGAACAGGTACAGATTCAAGTCCTCTCCCGGCCCGAGAGTCAAGACCCAGATCAGCCCTGGTTAACCATCACCGGTCATCGGGATGAACTCAAGGCCCTGCAGGCGCAGTTTCCCCTGCCGTGGCAAGGTCTGGCCTCCCATTAG
- the murQ gene encoding N-acetylmuramic acid 6-phosphate etherase, translated as MLEERGHLLTEQINPQSQNLDQLSPLALVDLFNQEDAQTLAAIAGARQSLAQAITIAAEALKQGGRLFYIGAGTSGRLGVLDAAECPPTFCTPPELVQAIIAGGAGALVKSSEGLEDLAEDGALAIVERGITAQDVVVGITAGGTTPYVQGALQAAQTQGAKTIFMACVPESQVPFTADVNIRLLTGPEILAGSTRLKAGTATKMALNILSTGVMVQLGKVYGNRMVDVAVTNRKLEDRALRMIVDLAQVSREQAQSLLAKGKHRVKLALLMHWAGLDSNASQLLLDQCQGDLRQALARSANTL; from the coding sequence ATGCTAGAAGAACGCGGCCATCTCCTGACGGAGCAAATTAATCCCCAGAGTCAAAATCTTGATCAATTGTCCCCCCTGGCCCTGGTGGATTTATTCAACCAAGAAGATGCCCAGACCTTGGCCGCTATCGCGGGAGCCAGGCAAAGTCTGGCCCAGGCGATTACGATCGCGGCTGAGGCCCTAAAGCAGGGAGGACGTCTCTTCTACATTGGGGCTGGAACGAGTGGCCGTTTGGGGGTTCTAGATGCGGCGGAATGTCCCCCCACCTTTTGTACGCCACCGGAATTAGTACAAGCTATTATTGCGGGTGGAGCTGGGGCCCTGGTCAAAAGCTCAGAGGGCCTGGAGGATTTAGCCGAGGATGGGGCCCTGGCCATCGTCGAACGAGGCATTACAGCCCAGGATGTGGTGGTGGGCATTACCGCGGGAGGAACGACGCCCTACGTCCAAGGGGCCCTACAAGCGGCCCAGACCCAAGGGGCCAAAACTATCTTCATGGCCTGTGTTCCAGAAAGTCAGGTTCCCTTCACGGCGGATGTCAATATTCGTCTGTTAACGGGGCCCGAAATCCTTGCTGGTTCCACCCGTCTCAAGGCCGGAACCGCCACCAAAATGGCCCTTAATATTCTCTCCACCGGCGTCATGGTGCAATTAGGCAAAGTTTACGGTAATCGCATGGTGGATGTGGCCGTGACCAATCGTAAGCTAGAAGACCGAGCCCTACGCATGATCGTCGATCTGGCCCAGGTCAGTCGGGAGCAGGCCCAGAGCCTACTAGCAAAGGGGAAACATCGCGTTAAACTAGCCCTATTGATGCATTGGGCCGGCCTTGATAGCAACGCCAGCCAACTACTACTAGACCAATGCCAAGGTGATCTCCGCCAGGCCCTCGCCCGCTCGGCCAATACCCTTTAA
- the psbF gene encoding cytochrome b559 subunit beta → MATNNPNQPITYPIFTVRWLSVHALAVPTVFFIGAIAAMQFIQR, encoded by the coding sequence ATGGCTACAAACAATCCTAATCAACCGATTACATACCCCATTTTTACGGTTCGCTGGCTATCGGTACATGCCCTTGCCGTTCCCACCGTCTTTTTTATCGGGGCCATTGCCGCGATGCAGTTTATTCAACGTTAG
- a CDS encoding site-2 protease family protein, which produces MTLNSPEIATIGLILLLAAGVLVWGFQRAKPYGRLGLLAWLQSLILMAPWLIFFALFALGLYLNLVTILVLLLISTGSYIWLGRKLRQEGLEKLLQEKANQRLQTVNSDQETVPSDQGTNLAPTPIPTDDLAAIKGIFGIDSFFATETIAYQDGAIFRGNLRTDPEQAYAKLAEKLKECAGNRYQVFLVEGTDGRPVVVVLPSSNRPQPMTLPQKNLAVVLFIATLVTSGEAAASLLGFDFFAQWQRYAEILPLVLGLASILLAHEVGHYLVAKQWQVGLSWPFFLPTWQIGSFGAITRFESLLPNRSALFDIALAGPACGGLLSMVFLVLGLLLSQPGGLLQIPSQFFQGSLLVGALARIILGEQLQQGLVAIHPLVVLGWLGLTITALNLLPAGQLDGGRLVQAIYGRKTARRTTIGTLILLGIVALVNPANPIPLYWAVVILFLQRELERPSLNELSEPDDTRAAWGLLALFLMLTMLIPLSPGLADRLGIGA; this is translated from the coding sequence ATGACTCTCAACAGCCCTGAAATAGCGACCATTGGCCTAATTTTGCTCCTAGCGGCTGGGGTTTTAGTCTGGGGCTTTCAGCGTGCCAAACCCTACGGCCGACTAGGATTATTGGCCTGGCTCCAGTCCCTGATTTTGATGGCCCCTTGGCTGATCTTCTTTGCGCTATTTGCCCTAGGCCTTTATCTGAATCTCGTCACCATCTTGGTTCTACTCCTGATTTCGACGGGGAGTTATATCTGGCTGGGCCGGAAACTGCGTCAAGAAGGCCTGGAAAAGCTCCTCCAGGAAAAGGCTAATCAACGTCTCCAGACCGTCAATAGTGATCAGGAAACCGTCCCTAGCGACCAGGGGACTAATCTTGCCCCGACCCCGATTCCTACCGACGATCTGGCGGCTATCAAAGGTATTTTTGGCATTGATAGCTTTTTTGCCACGGAAACCATTGCCTACCAAGACGGCGCTATTTTTCGAGGGAATCTCCGCACCGATCCAGAGCAAGCCTACGCCAAACTAGCGGAGAAATTAAAGGAATGCGCTGGTAACCGCTATCAGGTATTCCTGGTGGAAGGAACCGATGGCCGGCCGGTGGTGGTGGTTCTGCCCAGCAGTAATCGCCCCCAACCTATGACCCTGCCCCAGAAAAATTTGGCCGTCGTTCTCTTTATTGCAACCCTGGTCACCAGTGGTGAAGCCGCTGCCAGTCTCCTGGGCTTTGACTTTTTTGCCCAATGGCAACGCTATGCCGAAATTCTTCCCCTCGTCCTGGGCCTAGCAAGCATTCTTTTGGCCCATGAAGTCGGCCATTACCTTGTCGCTAAACAATGGCAGGTTGGCCTCAGTTGGCCCTTTTTCTTGCCTACTTGGCAAATTGGTTCTTTTGGCGCGATTACCCGTTTTGAATCCCTATTGCCCAATCGCTCGGCCCTGTTTGATATTGCCCTAGCCGGGCCGGCCTGCGGGGGCCTGCTGTCGATGGTGTTTCTGGTTTTGGGCCTGCTGCTTTCCCAGCCAGGGGGCCTTCTGCAAATTCCTAGTCAATTTTTCCAGGGTTCCCTTCTGGTCGGGGCCTTGGCCCGCATTATTTTGGGGGAACAATTGCAACAGGGCCTGGTGGCGATTCATCCCCTGGTGGTTTTGGGCTGGCTGGGCCTAACTATCACGGCCCTGAATCTACTGCCCGCCGGCCAACTGGATGGGGGCCGCTTAGTTCAAGCCATCTACGGCCGAAAAACGGCCCGTCGCACGACCATTGGCACATTAATCCTGCTGGGCATTGTTGCCCTGGTGAATCCGGCCAACCCGATTCCCCTCTACTGGGCCGTGGTGATTCTGTTTCTGCAACGGGAGTTAGAGCGGCCAAGCTTAAATGAATTGAGCGAACCCGATGACACCCGTGCCGCCTGGGGTCTGCTGGCCCTGTTTTTGATGCTAACGATGCTCATTCCCCTCAGTCCTGGCCTGGCGGACCGTTTAGGGATTGGGGCCTAG
- the lspA gene encoding signal peptidase II, which translates to MRLKFFVAPQPNYLFWFVAITGLILDQKSKDWVVLTFQEPGQTWPLIPQVFHFTYVLNTGAAFSAFRGGAGWLKWLSLGVSFALMIFAWKTPKLSRLEQIAYGCLLAGALGNGLDRFFLGHVVDFLDFRLINFPVFNLADVLINLGMIGLLLAHFPRSSVSPRP; encoded by the coding sequence ATGCGCTTAAAATTTTTTGTGGCACCTCAACCGAACTATCTCTTTTGGTTCGTGGCCATCACCGGCTTAATTCTGGATCAAAAAAGCAAGGATTGGGTCGTGCTCACCTTCCAAGAACCTGGCCAGACCTGGCCCCTGATTCCTCAGGTTTTTCATTTCACCTACGTCCTCAATACAGGGGCGGCCTTTAGCGCCTTCCGGGGCGGGGCCGGCTGGCTCAAATGGTTATCCCTTGGGGTGAGTTTTGCCCTGATGATCTTTGCCTGGAAAACCCCCAAATTGTCTCGCCTAGAGCAGATTGCCTATGGCTGTCTCCTCGCTGGGGCCCTGGGCAATGGTCTAGACCGGTTTTTCCTGGGCCATGTCGTTGATTTTCTCGATTTTCGGCTGATTAATTTTCCGGTGTTTAACCTCGCCGATGTGTTGATTAACCTCGGCATGATTGGCCTTTTATTGGCCCATTTTCCCCGTTCCTCTGTTTCCCCTCGCCCTTAG
- the psbE gene encoding cytochrome b559 subunit alpha: MAGSTGERPFSDIVTSIRYWVIHSITIPMLFIAGWLFVSTGLAYDVFGTPRPNEYFTQTRQELPIIENRYGAGGDIQRFNQ, from the coding sequence ATGGCTGGTTCAACTGGAGAACGCCCATTCTCAGACATTGTTACAAGTATTCGCTACTGGGTGATCCACAGTATCACAATCCCGATGCTGTTTATTGCGGGTTGGTTATTTGTTAGTACTGGGCTCGCCTACGACGTCTTTGGCACGCCCCGTCCCAACGAATATTTCACCCAAACGCGCCAAGAACTTCCCATTATCGAAAACCGCTACGGAGCCGGTGGAGATATTCAACGCTTTAATCAATAG